In one window of Spartinivicinus marinus DNA:
- a CDS encoding HupE/UreJ family protein: MIRNIIIFSLLWAVSLMASAHLSGFTDTSIQIAKPGVKIIYTLPSDNLLELDSSNNKAVAPPSSYMPAIINGWGIFTNKRSCFLRSSMAKALPKIAAYQYVLSYECPQGMNEMSIRYNLFAEQWRGHQNYARIFMANNRMRMRFTFDKKTLSLPVKQLLNEWGRPLTTTFFNTDPHSQLQVEGWGDPFSIKEASAQQITEAGTVKKTIHGQNYSSIDPSFIWLGMTHIWQGFDHVLFIIGLLLIPCAFKQLLLWVTSFTLAHSITLALSVLGVFSIPPSITEPLIALTVVILGIENLYYLYQQPKDDLTFKQRYRNRWWVIFCFGLIHGIGFSYLLQELSGGEDIWGRLLMFNLGVELGQIAIIVLLLIPIYAMFKWKYGLKIGGISSLLTSLVGAIWLIQRI, encoded by the coding sequence ATGATTAGAAATATAATAATTTTTAGTTTGCTTTGGGCTGTTTCCTTGATGGCTTCAGCTCATTTAAGTGGATTTACCGATACCTCTATTCAAATTGCTAAACCTGGGGTAAAAATTATTTATACCCTGCCGAGTGATAATCTTTTGGAGCTTGATTCTAGTAATAATAAAGCAGTTGCTCCACCATCAAGCTATATGCCCGCTATAATCAATGGTTGGGGAATTTTTACGAATAAACGTTCCTGCTTTTTGCGCAGTAGCATGGCGAAGGCATTACCAAAAATTGCTGCTTATCAGTATGTACTAAGTTATGAATGCCCCCAGGGTATGAATGAGATGTCCATTCGTTATAACTTGTTTGCTGAGCAGTGGCGTGGTCATCAGAACTATGCTCGAATTTTTATGGCGAATAACCGTATGCGAATGCGGTTTACTTTTGATAAAAAAACATTGTCTCTTCCAGTAAAACAATTGCTGAATGAATGGGGTAGGCCATTAACGACTACATTCTTTAACACTGACCCTCACAGTCAGTTACAGGTAGAGGGTTGGGGAGATCCTTTCAGTATAAAGGAAGCATCTGCTCAACAGATAACTGAGGCTGGTACTGTTAAAAAAACTATTCATGGACAAAACTACAGTAGTATTGATCCTTCTTTTATTTGGTTGGGTATGACACATATCTGGCAAGGTTTTGATCATGTATTATTTATTATCGGTTTGTTACTGATTCCTTGTGCATTCAAACAACTATTACTGTGGGTCACTTCATTTACCCTGGCACACTCGATTACTTTAGCACTGTCAGTATTAGGTGTGTTTTCAATTCCTCCCTCGATTACAGAGCCATTAATTGCACTAACAGTTGTAATACTCGGTATAGAAAATCTTTATTATTTATACCAACAACCGAAAGACGATCTAACATTTAAACAACGTTATCGCAATCGCTGGTGGGTTATATTCTGTTTTGGCTTGATACACGGCATAGGTTTTAGTTATTTGTTGCAAGAGTTAAGCGGTGGCGAAGACATATGGGGAAGGTTATTAATGTTTAATCTTGGTGTAGAGCTGGGGCAAATAGCTATAATCGTTTTATTATTAATTCCAATATATGCAATGTTTAAATGGAAATATGGTTTGAAGATAGGTGGTATCTCATCATTATTAACGAGTTTGGTGGGAGCTATATGGTTAATACAGCGAATTTAA
- a CDS encoding ShlB/FhaC/HecB family hemolysin secretion/activation protein: MYSIIKTKRYKLSAYLISINCFLYQSVLAVDLPASMTSVRNPLLDEEQRKKAEEIKKKQQFTPGQELKYEPEEKQFDDIQCINVNKVNLQNVDLISSEAQRKLTSHYENACLTAKKINQLLLDITRFYIEGGYITSRPLKPVLDDDINLVIPIVEGKISEVTHAKGSPVNINTAIPGLYRDTFNIRDLEQGLDQINRLASNDVTVDLAPGSTFGTSKLVVNNTDEKPWHLYISGDNYSEGRESGSVGFSYDNLFGLNDNLFLSWRHQLWFARQDNESKSISWSVPYGYWTFSLFASEFEYLTPIEDLSVELDATGFTREQGGRVDYVAFRDQKNKISFAGQLTHKKIRNFVDTLLLTISSHDLTIADVSINWFRIGLGALWISELGYSQGLGIIGGDNTDPPDSQFEKWRYSINVIKAFSDNWQFTSLLSGQFSRDLLPGTEQLQIGNPYTVRGFRDQSASASKGIYWQNTLYAPWVSLITKELQWRPYIGLDTGRVAKSGDISARELAGITTGITLNWEQTSQLDIQLARSLKKPDNFNQEGWHALIRFSLNW, from the coding sequence ATGTATTCAATTATAAAAACAAAAAGATATAAGCTATCAGCATACTTGATATCCATCAACTGCTTTTTATATCAAAGCGTATTAGCTGTTGATCTTCCTGCATCTATGACTAGCGTAAGAAACCCACTTTTAGATGAGGAACAACGAAAGAAGGCTGAAGAAATAAAGAAAAAACAACAGTTCACTCCAGGCCAGGAGCTTAAATATGAGCCAGAAGAAAAGCAGTTCGACGATATTCAATGTATTAATGTTAATAAAGTGAATTTACAAAACGTTGATCTTATTTCTAGCGAAGCACAACGAAAACTAACCAGCCATTATGAAAACGCTTGTCTGACAGCAAAGAAAATCAATCAACTACTTCTAGATATCACTCGTTTTTATATTGAAGGTGGTTATATTACCAGTCGACCTTTAAAGCCCGTTCTAGATGATGACATCAACTTGGTGATTCCCATTGTAGAAGGAAAAATTTCTGAAGTAACCCACGCAAAAGGTAGTCCTGTTAATATTAATACTGCTATTCCAGGATTATATAGAGATACTTTCAATATTAGAGATTTAGAGCAAGGGCTTGACCAAATTAATCGACTAGCTTCTAACGATGTTACTGTTGACTTAGCACCAGGAAGTACCTTTGGTACTAGCAAGCTAGTAGTCAATAACACAGATGAAAAACCATGGCATTTATACATAAGCGGAGATAATTACAGTGAAGGCAGGGAGTCTGGCAGTGTTGGCTTTAGCTACGATAATCTGTTTGGTTTGAATGATAATTTATTTTTGAGTTGGCGCCATCAACTCTGGTTTGCCCGACAGGATAATGAAAGCAAGTCTATAAGTTGGTCTGTTCCCTACGGGTATTGGACTTTCTCTTTATTTGCCAGTGAGTTTGAGTACCTAACACCCATTGAAGACCTATCTGTGGAGCTAGATGCAACAGGCTTTACCAGAGAGCAAGGCGGCAGAGTAGACTATGTAGCTTTTCGTGATCAAAAAAATAAAATCAGTTTCGCTGGGCAATTAACCCATAAAAAAATAAGAAATTTTGTAGATACTCTACTGCTTACTATTAGTAGTCACGACCTGACAATTGCCGACGTTTCTATTAACTGGTTTCGTATAGGGCTTGGAGCCCTGTGGATTTCTGAGCTAGGTTATAGCCAGGGGCTTGGCATTATCGGTGGTGATAACACAGACCCTCCTGACTCTCAGTTTGAAAAATGGCGCTACAGTATCAATGTGATTAAAGCTTTTTCAGATAACTGGCAATTTACTAGCCTGCTTTCAGGGCAATTCAGCCGCGACCTGCTACCAGGCACCGAGCAATTACAAATAGGCAACCCCTATACCGTGAGAGGTTTTAGAGATCAAAGTGCCAGCGCCAGTAAAGGAATTTACTGGCAAAACACTCTTTACGCCCCCTGGGTTAGCTTGATTACAAAAGAACTTCAATGGCGTCCTTATATTGGTTTAGATACTGGTCGAGTGGCTAAAAGTGGTGACATCTCTGCTAGAGAACTTGCTGGTATCACGACAGGAATCACCTTGAATTGGGAACAAACCTCTCAGCTTGATATCCAGCTAGCCCGTTCTTTAAAAAAACCAGACAATTTTAATCAGGAGGGCTGGCATGCATTGATTAGATTTTCCCTTAATTGGTAG
- a CDS encoding purple acid phosphatase family protein, whose product MKKLPYRVISAGMVTLLILFSKISMASIKPYLQSPTESSIWISWKTVKGAESLVEYGLNSSDLNQKATGNNQLLAIGYRYHGVQLTGLQPDTLYHYRVKTGEEYSAVYRFRTQPKVGERSGHYRILVMGDHQIRNQNRYEQLVKAAKSKLEEKYSIPIEESINLVLNVGDQVDVGTLDHYENLHFAQSAAISPNVPIMTTVGNHEYYSDGKLKHYRAHFFYDGLSYQGISGATNESYYAYQQGRLLIIHLNSMKTDFAQKNWLTQVLSKADVDNNVDWIISVIHHPYQAEQYIGDISKTLRNEWMALLSSTKKHVLNISGHHHLYARGQTREWPIYHVISGGTAWDQYWGQSTEVDYDDVQKTIANWAWQLIDINLATREMTVETYAEGHPLLYKTRGFHYNSRLIDTFHRKLDLVKPNSPTIVNSIINSIKLPYTFKSSAFSSIEAESINSTQFQIATDTEFKQLNIDKIRDFENIYGDTGSPDYEPVDIHAGLDILSWTIPERGLPNGSYFIRVRHRDKNVQWSEWSAVKTFTVTDSTNGETVISINKTKYRTGEAVTVTYNNGYSNTKDWIGIYKKNQAPGSVSSTQWAYANQASGQLTFNGLADGEYYVGFFADDGYKEIADRVHFYIGPVVELKLEQSALNEGGSVVVRWSGSNGNNKDWIGVYQMGEVPGEQVSNHWRYTPATLGTVNFKGLSQGKYFVGFFSNDGYLELSERVEFSVGEDH is encoded by the coding sequence ATGAAAAAATTACCATACAGAGTGATATCTGCAGGGATGGTGACTTTGTTGATATTGTTTTCCAAAATCTCTATGGCTTCAATTAAGCCTTACTTACAAAGCCCTACTGAAAGCTCTATTTGGATTTCTTGGAAAACGGTAAAAGGGGCTGAGTCATTAGTTGAGTATGGTTTGAATTCATCTGATTTAAACCAGAAAGCGACTGGTAACAATCAACTACTTGCTATTGGCTATCGATATCATGGGGTTCAACTTACTGGTTTGCAACCAGATACACTGTATCATTATCGAGTTAAAACAGGTGAAGAGTATTCAGCAGTATATCGTTTTAGAACACAGCCGAAGGTCGGTGAAAGATCCGGTCATTATCGTATTTTAGTAATGGGTGATCACCAAATTCGTAATCAAAATCGCTATGAGCAGTTAGTGAAAGCAGCTAAAAGTAAGTTAGAAGAAAAATACTCTATTCCTATTGAAGAAAGTATTAATTTAGTACTTAATGTTGGTGATCAGGTTGATGTGGGTACATTAGACCATTACGAAAATTTGCATTTTGCCCAGTCGGCAGCCATTTCACCTAATGTACCCATTATGACGACAGTAGGTAATCATGAATATTACTCTGATGGTAAGTTGAAGCACTATCGTGCACATTTTTTCTACGATGGCTTGAGCTATCAAGGTATTTCTGGTGCAACAAATGAAAGCTATTATGCCTATCAACAAGGTCGTTTATTGATCATTCACCTTAATAGTATGAAAACTGATTTTGCACAGAAAAATTGGTTGACTCAAGTGTTGAGTAAAGCAGATGTAGATAACAATGTTGATTGGATAATTAGTGTTATTCATCATCCTTACCAGGCAGAACAGTACATTGGCGATATTTCAAAAACCTTGCGAAATGAATGGATGGCACTTCTGTCCAGTACCAAAAAACACGTATTAAATATTAGTGGACATCATCATTTGTATGCCCGTGGTCAAACGCGTGAATGGCCCATTTATCATGTGATTTCTGGTGGTACTGCCTGGGATCAGTATTGGGGGCAATCTACGGAAGTGGATTATGATGATGTACAAAAAACCATTGCTAATTGGGCTTGGCAATTAATCGATATCAACTTGGCTACTAGGGAAATGACGGTAGAAACTTATGCTGAGGGCCATCCATTATTATACAAAACAAGAGGATTTCACTATAACAGTCGTCTGATTGATACCTTTCATCGCAAGCTAGATTTAGTAAAGCCAAACAGTCCAACCATTGTTAATAGTATTATCAATTCCATTAAGTTGCCATATACTTTTAAAAGCTCAGCATTTAGCAGTATTGAAGCAGAATCAATCAATAGCACTCAGTTTCAAATTGCTACTGACACTGAATTCAAACAGCTTAACATTGATAAAATACGGGATTTTGAAAATATTTATGGTGATACTGGTTCACCTGATTATGAGCCCGTAGATATTCACGCAGGGTTAGATATTTTAAGCTGGACAATCCCCGAGCGGGGTTTACCTAATGGTAGTTATTTTATCAGGGTAAGACATAGGGATAAAAATGTACAGTGGTCAGAGTGGTCTGCAGTTAAAACTTTTACTGTTACAGATAGTACTAATGGTGAGACGGTTATTAGCATAAATAAAACCAAATATCGCACAGGTGAGGCTGTAACGGTTACTTATAACAATGGGTATAGTAATACAAAAGACTGGATAGGTATTTATAAAAAGAACCAAGCACCAGGTTCAGTTTCATCCACACAATGGGCATATGCAAATCAAGCATCTGGGCAATTAACATTTAATGGTTTGGCTGATGGTGAGTATTATGTAGGATTTTTTGCTGACGATGGTTATAAGGAAATTGCTGATCGTGTTCATTTTTATATTGGGCCGGTAGTAGAACTTAAACTGGAACAAAGTGCCTTGAATGAGGGGGGGTCGGTTGTGGTGCGCTGGTCTGGATCGAATGGTAATAACAAGGATTGGATTGGTGTGTATCAGATGGGGGAAGTGCCTGGTGAGCAGGTTTCGAACCACTGGCGTTATACGCCAGCAACACTAGGGACAGTAAATTTTAAAGGATTAAGCCAAGGAAAATATTTTGTCGGTTTTTTTAGTAATGATGGTTATTTAGAGTTGTCTGAGCGAGTAGAGTTTTCAGTGGGGGAAGATCACTAG
- a CDS encoding DUF2339 domain-containing protein → MDESAYQAEINQLKKELAELQAQFSSRASQLAAKLDSISIQLEQGQSDSLSAKNHDAAQSHYSDSAIEQDSQYQVELELEDVQLEEPTQVGIDASEVSSASSLDDQYQYLEPQQNVAEEQATGIYQQVTLSSEVNTDTSQSTEERSNKFIDALNWLVSAVVYIGPLARLIEQITLIYKHYQEQGKAPVFLMTAAGITTLVIGFGYLLQYSFTEFLPFYAKFVVCYLAGIAVSSLGCWLCIKKPAFSEYGSSLIGLGIIIDYLVTYFIGPYFEVVSDLTSFLIFGIITLVSYGLALIFETKVVATVTLLGGSLSPIVTGENIVVDQTFVLYLFLLAVASLHLACRISWRILANITLFTTLGLLEYGGYFWNNFNLASVFFLFGFFYLFGYNWSIENKQFKSSLAPFDLIAINSILFYFVYACFSLPASNLVAGVILLINAAIVAFLFQYFSLRTTVLGPVVSLVASLQLACALFALIPLNWFGILLGVEGLALVYFGHNYQAYYLRIEGYFLYAIALIKLVADVIFADWLSESFLLMDVLLPLMGLIGLLWGCFKLNQHYLDEQKSFEKIITNYANEGVSLAGICTWLIVCFISNLNWLAMSAVPILVWLMWRNRYYQLRLTEWLAYIVPVISLITAINLLSSFGVNNQITYYWLAQPMISWFNWLCVIVAFSLVNQLSFVDQFKLNSTKLVNLYQGIAYAVIPVFLALDIISLCLSHIFTGQYPVIGSQLWYNFAINLIIISAFLYVLINYLKPDNDSLYKQYRLILSEPLAIGLSVFFLLSVSAQYQLVWLNLAIIPWAVLLFGSLKLKLKVSELFAWLHPLCFIIAIVKGGIQVGSFHFSDQTLLTKMAWFELLFTGWAFPLFYKYASTVEDSRLTKAADTVRLIVYLLVPFIPLPHIYRHYPQFIVSAFWISLVICWCLNQLLKIKQLVVEFYIIFYLATIITVFNALVAAVTVFSITTLVNIIITLLSVSLLFLIEHPFTIKRLKQSKYQLSYGLGYYLFCFCLTALVYGFTSSYGFVNNIAVSLLPTLLVMTYCLLHQPVFAFMHAVFKLNYILILFLLILIPNLLTTKVGSAISIIILVLYGCLGLYITHKRCYQNKIFWKNYQTFNIQIWVGHGILLLSYLAIINLLFGNILVVATTIALLVHALVILFMTLQEYYRNILRLSLLLFAACTVKLVLYDMQDYSLFHKMLVMIAVGTILLVGAYQFQKMKEEA, encoded by the coding sequence ATGGATGAATCAGCCTATCAAGCTGAAATAAACCAGTTGAAAAAGGAACTTGCTGAGTTGCAGGCTCAGTTTAGCAGTAGAGCCAGCCAGTTAGCAGCCAAGCTTGATTCCATTAGTATACAACTTGAACAAGGGCAATCTGACAGTTTGTCAGCTAAAAACCATGATGCTGCTCAAAGTCATTATAGTGATAGTGCTATTGAACAGGATAGTCAGTATCAAGTAGAACTGGAACTGGAAGATGTACAATTAGAAGAGCCGACTCAGGTTGGAATAGACGCATCCGAAGTTTCATCTGCATCATCTTTAGATGATCAGTATCAATATTTAGAACCCCAGCAAAACGTTGCTGAAGAACAGGCAACAGGGATATATCAGCAAGTAACACTTAGCTCAGAAGTAAACACAGATACATCCCAATCCACTGAGGAAAGATCAAATAAGTTCATTGATGCTCTTAACTGGTTGGTTTCTGCTGTAGTTTATATAGGCCCCTTGGCGCGATTAATTGAGCAAATCACCCTTATCTATAAACACTACCAAGAGCAAGGTAAAGCCCCTGTATTTTTAATGACAGCCGCAGGTATTACCACGCTGGTGATAGGCTTTGGCTATTTATTGCAGTATTCATTTACCGAGTTTTTACCCTTTTACGCAAAATTTGTAGTCTGTTATCTAGCAGGCATTGCAGTATCATCCCTTGGCTGCTGGCTTTGTATCAAAAAACCTGCATTTAGTGAATATGGTTCAAGCTTGATTGGCTTGGGAATTATTATTGACTATTTAGTTACTTATTTTATTGGTCCATATTTTGAAGTTGTTAGTGACTTAACCAGTTTTCTTATATTTGGTATTATTACATTAGTATCTTATGGGCTGGCCCTTATTTTTGAAACAAAAGTAGTCGCTACTGTAACCTTATTAGGAGGATCACTTTCACCAATTGTAACAGGTGAAAACATAGTTGTTGATCAAACTTTTGTTCTTTATTTATTTTTGCTGGCTGTAGCCAGCTTGCATCTTGCTTGCCGGATTAGCTGGCGTATACTGGCTAATATTACTTTATTTACAACATTAGGCTTGCTTGAATATGGAGGATATTTTTGGAATAACTTTAATCTGGCAAGCGTCTTCTTTCTGTTTGGCTTTTTCTATCTATTCGGTTATAACTGGAGTATAGAAAATAAACAATTTAAGTCATCGTTAGCACCATTCGATCTTATTGCTATAAACAGCATTTTATTTTACTTTGTTTATGCTTGTTTTAGTTTGCCTGCCAGCAATCTAGTAGCTGGTGTTATATTGTTGATAAATGCAGCCATAGTGGCCTTTTTATTTCAATATTTTAGCCTGAGAACTACTGTACTTGGTCCTGTTGTTTCATTAGTAGCCTCACTGCAATTAGCTTGCGCATTATTTGCCTTAATACCACTAAATTGGTTTGGTATCCTGTTGGGTGTTGAAGGTTTAGCTTTAGTTTACTTTGGCCATAATTACCAAGCTTACTATCTAAGAATTGAAGGCTATTTTCTTTATGCGATTGCACTAATAAAGCTAGTTGCAGATGTTATTTTTGCTGACTGGTTAAGTGAAAGCTTCCTGCTTATGGATGTGTTACTACCGTTGATGGGACTTATTGGCTTGCTTTGGGGATGCTTTAAACTTAATCAGCACTATCTTGATGAACAAAAATCATTTGAAAAAATTATTACAAATTATGCTAATGAAGGTGTCAGTCTAGCTGGCATTTGTACTTGGTTAATTGTGTGTTTTATTAGTAATTTAAATTGGTTGGCAATGAGTGCAGTACCTATTCTGGTTTGGTTGATGTGGCGTAACCGATACTATCAATTAAGGCTGACCGAATGGCTTGCTTATATAGTTCCTGTAATTAGTTTGATTACAGCGATTAATTTACTAAGCAGTTTTGGCGTAAATAATCAAATAACTTATTATTGGCTAGCGCAGCCAATGATAAGTTGGTTCAATTGGTTGTGTGTTATAGTCGCCTTCAGTTTAGTTAATCAGCTTAGTTTTGTTGACCAATTTAAGCTTAACTCAACAAAGTTGGTTAACCTTTATCAGGGGATAGCTTATGCAGTAATACCTGTGTTTTTGGCTTTAGATATTATTAGTTTATGTCTCAGCCATATTTTTACTGGCCAGTATCCAGTCATTGGTAGTCAATTATGGTATAATTTTGCAATTAATTTGATAATTATTAGTGCTTTTTTATATGTGCTGATTAATTACCTGAAGCCTGATAATGATAGTCTTTATAAGCAATACCGACTTATTTTATCTGAGCCATTAGCGATTGGCTTATCAGTGTTTTTCTTGTTGAGTGTGTCAGCACAGTATCAACTGGTTTGGTTGAATCTGGCAATTATTCCTTGGGCAGTATTACTTTTTGGATCTCTTAAGTTAAAACTAAAGGTAAGTGAACTTTTTGCTTGGTTGCATCCATTGTGTTTTATAATTGCTATTGTTAAAGGAGGGATACAAGTAGGCTCATTCCATTTTTCTGATCAAACATTACTGACTAAGATGGCATGGTTTGAGTTACTCTTTACTGGTTGGGCATTTCCTTTATTTTATAAATATGCTTCTACAGTAGAAGATAGCCGTTTAACTAAAGCAGCTGACACAGTAAGATTAATTGTTTATTTGCTAGTTCCATTTATTCCGCTTCCACATATTTATCGACATTATCCACAGTTTATTGTTAGTGCCTTTTGGATATCGTTAGTTATTTGTTGGTGTTTAAATCAGTTGTTAAAGATTAAACAGTTGGTTGTTGAGTTTTATATAATCTTTTATCTTGCTACTATTATTACTGTATTCAATGCTCTTGTAGCAGCAGTGACTGTATTTAGTATAACTACTTTGGTCAATATTATTATTACTTTACTCAGTGTAAGTTTGTTATTTTTAATAGAGCATCCTTTCACCATTAAGCGATTGAAGCAGTCAAAGTACCAGTTATCATATGGACTCGGTTATTATTTATTTTGCTTCTGTTTAACGGCACTAGTTTATGGGTTTACAAGTAGCTATGGTTTTGTAAATAACATAGCTGTGAGTTTACTACCTACATTGTTAGTTATGACTTATTGTTTGCTTCACCAGCCAGTATTTGCATTTATGCATGCTGTTTTCAAGTTAAACTATATTCTTATATTATTTCTGCTTATATTAATACCTAACCTTCTCACTACAAAGGTAGGTAGTGCTATTAGTATTATTATTTTGGTGCTCTATGGCTGTCTTGGTCTTTATATAACCCATAAACGCTGCTATCAAAATAAGATATTTTGGAAAAACTACCAAACATTTAATATTCAAATATGGGTGGGTCATGGCATTTTACTGCTTAGTTACTTGGCAATAATTAATTTGCTATTTGGTAATATTTTGGTTGTGGCTACAACAATAGCCTTGCTAGTACATGCACTTGTAATTTTATTTATGACACTGCAGGAATACTACAGAAATATTTTAAGGCTGTCATTACTATTGTTTGCTGCATGTACGGTGAAATTAGTCCTTTACGATATGCAAGATTATTCATTATTCCATAAAATGCTGGTTATGATAGCTGTTGGTACGATTTTACTGGTTGGTGCTTATCAGTTTCAGAAAATGAAAGAAGAGGCATAA